In Caldibacillus debilis DSM 16016, the sequence CGACAACATCAAATCCGTCGGAGCGAACCTCGCCTCCTCCATCGGGGCCCTTTTGCAGGCGGTCTTAAAAGGAATCCCGGGCTTCATCGGATGGTTTCCCTTTGCCGGAACGGTTTTCATCTTCATCGTTCTTGCCACCTTTTTCTTCAGCAAGGATTGGTACAAGCTGAAAACCATGACCTCCGGCTTCATCCCGGCCCGTTTCCGGAAAAAAGGGATGGCCGTTTACAAAGATTTGCGGAAGGCGCTGTTCGGGTTCATCCGCGCCCAGCTCACCCTCATTTCCATCACCGGGGTCATCGTCTTCATCGGGTTGCTGATCTTGAAGGTGCGCTACGCCCTGTCCCTGGCCTTCATCATCAGCTTCATCGACCTGCTGCCCTACTTGGGGACCGGGTTGGTTTTCGTCCCGTGGATCATCTATGAATTCGTCACCCATGATTTTCGGCTGGGGATCGGCCTCACCGTATTATATGTCGTCGTCATTGTCCAAAGACAATTGATGGAGCCGAAAGTCGTGTCCACCAATATCGGGGTGAGCCCCCTGGCCACCCTGATCTCCATCTTTGTCGGCCTGAAGCTCATCGGCTTTCTCGGACTCATTGCCGGCCCCATCGTATTGGTGCTGATCACCGCCCTCCATAAGGCGAAGGTATTCCATGAAATCTGGAACTTCATTAAGGGAAACGGGGCTTCGGCCAGCTGAGGGAAGCCCTTGTCTTGCGGCCCGTTTCCGGCCTTCTCCGGTCCCGGACCCAATGAAATCTTCAAGAAGGGGGTAAACCATTCCCTCGCCGCCGGCAACCGAAAATTTCCGCGGCTGCCGCAATGGACGGAGGAGCGCTTTTTCCCGACTTTTACGGTTGAATATTGAAAAATCGGGCTAAAAATGATTTTTTTGGAGCGCTTTCTGCGTCCCGGCGTCCGAAAAACGGATCCGCCGGCCGATGCGGGGCGGCTTTTCCCGTTTCGAACCCCGGCATGGCATCGGACAAAAAGCCAAAGCACGGGCGGCGGAAAACAATCAAAACAGGCGTGCAAGCAACCCGCTTTGCACGCCTGTTTTCTTCTTTTTTCCTGCTGCCTAATGCCAATATCGCCTCGTATAGACGAACGTCCGGCCGGACAGCCGCCTTTTGATGCCCCGGATGAAAAAGGGCTTCACCGTCCGCCTCGTGACCGGCCAAAGCAAATACAGCCCCAAAAGGTCGGTGATCAGCCCCGGAAGGAGCAGCAAAAACGCCCCGAGGAGGATGAACAGACCGTCCATGATTTCCTCCCCGGGAATTTGGCCGTAAGACAATTGGCGGCGGGCCTTTTCGATCGTAAACAATCCTTCCCGCTTCGTCAAATAAATACCGATGAGTCCCGAAAGCACGAGCAGGAACAACGTCCAGCCGATGCCGATCCATTTTCCCAAAAGGATTAGAAGAAGAAGCTCCATCACGCCGAGCATGATCAAGAAGGAGAAGAATTTGCGCATGAAACCCACCGCCTGGAAAGATAGTCCCGAGAATCTTTCAGAGAACGCTGGCATGGCCTTTATAGACGATGCCGCTCACCGCGTCAACCGTAATTTCCTGGCCGTCCTTCAGCACCTCGACCGCCTTTTCCGCACCGACGATGACCGGAATCCCGAGGCTTAAGCCGACCACCGCCGCATGGCTCGTAATGCCGCCTTCTTCCGTGACGATGGCGATGCATTTTTCAATGGCCGGCATCATTTCCCGATCGGTGGAATAGGTGACGAGGATGGAACGCTCCTTCACCTTTTCCAGGGCCTCCTGGCTGTTCCGGGCGATGACGGCCTTCCCGAAGGCCGTCTTTCTGCCGACCCCTTGTCCTTTCAAGAGGATGTCCCCGACCACATGAATCTTCATCATGTTTGTGGTACCCGCTTCCCCGACGGGAACGCCCGCGGTGATGACGACGATGTCCCCATGTTTGATCAGGCCGCTTTTTAAGCTTTCCTGCACGGATAATTCCAGCATTTCATCCGTGGAGGGAACCTTTTCGCCCAGCAGCGGATACACGCCCCAGACGAGCTCCAGCTGATTTCTTGTCCTTTCGTTGCTCGTAATGGCGATGATCGGGGATTTCGGCCGGTATTTGGCGATCATTCGCGCCGTATGCCCGCTTTCCGTCGGAGTGATGACCGCATGGATGTCCAAATTGATCGCCGTGTGGGCGACGGATTGGCAAATGGCGTCGGTCATGTTGTGTTCGGTCTGCTTGCTCCGGACGCTTAAAATTTCCTTATGGTTCAATTCCTTTTCGGCACAAAGGGCGATTTTATGCATCATTTTGACCGCTTCGACGGGATATTGTCCCGCCGCCGTTTCTCCGGACAGCATGACCGCATCCGTTCCGTCAAAAATGGCGTTGGCCACGTCGCTGGCTTCCGCCCGCGTCGGACGGGGATTCCTTTGCATGGAATCCAGCATTTGGGTGGCGGTAATTACCGGTTTGCCGAATTGGTTGCATTTCTTAATCAAGCGCTTCTGCACAATCGGAACTTCTTCCGCCGGGATTTCCACGCCCAGATCGCCCCGGGCGATCATCAGTCCGTCGGAAACCTCCAAAATTTCGTCGATGTTTTCCACGCCTTCCCGGTTTTCGATTTTCGGGATGATCTGCACATCCGTCGCCCCGTATTTTTCCAGCAGTTCGCGGATGTCCAGAACATCCGAGGCGCGGCGGACAAAAGAGGCGGCGATAAAATCGATTCCGTGCTTAATCCCGAAAATGATGTCGGCGGCATCCTTTTCGGTGATGCCGGGCAGTTTGATGGAAACCCCCGGGACATTCACGCCCTTT encodes:
- the ytvI gene encoding sporulation integral membrane protein YtvI; this translates as MQNLWAQVTRTLLVIGTTIVSLIALYFIASLTYPFIIAWFIAFLINPIVNFLQIKWRLPRSLAVLIVLVVIFALLATLLTLLVVELISGTEYMAKTLPDHIQTFIRFMDQWVDETFLPLLSQLNYMFDNLEEGYQDTIIDNIKSVGANLASSIGALLQAVLKGIPGFIGWFPFAGTVFIFIVLATFFFSKDWYKLKTMTSGFIPARFRKKGMAVYKDLRKALFGFIRAQLTLISITGVIVFIGLLILKVRYALSLAFIISFIDLLPYLGTGLVFVPWIIYEFVTHDFRLGIGLTVLYVVVIVQRQLMEPKVVSTNIGVSPLATLISIFVGLKLIGFLGLIAGPIVLVLITALHKAKVFHEIWNFIKGNGASAS
- a CDS encoding FxsA family protein translates to MRKFFSFLIMLGVMELLLLILLGKWIGIGWTLFLLVLSGLIGIYLTKREGLFTIEKARRQLSYGQIPGEEIMDGLFILLGAFLLLLPGLITDLLGLYLLWPVTRRTVKPFFIRGIKRRLSGRTFVYTRRYWH
- the pyk gene encoding pyruvate kinase encodes the protein MRKTKIVCTIGPASESVEMLVALIEAGMNVARLNFSHGDHKEHERRILNLREAEKITKKNVALLLDTKGPEIRTHDMENGAVELRKGDIVRISMEEVLGTKERFSVTYSGLIHDVEVGSSILLDDGLIGLEVVDKLLDKKEIVAKVLNNGVLKNKKGVNVPGVSIKLPGITEKDAADIIFGIKHGIDFIAASFVRRASDVLDIRELLEKYGATDVQIIPKIENREGVENIDEILEVSDGLMIARGDLGVEIPAEEVPIVQKRLIKKCNQFGKPVITATQMLDSMQRNPRPTRAEASDVANAIFDGTDAVMLSGETAAGQYPVEAVKMMHKIALCAEKELNHKEILSVRSKQTEHNMTDAICQSVAHTAINLDIHAVITPTESGHTARMIAKYRPKSPIIAITSNERTRNQLELVWGVYPLLGEKVPSTDEMLELSVQESLKSGLIKHGDIVVITAGVPVGEAGTTNMMKIHVVGDILLKGQGVGRKTAFGKAVIARNSQEALEKVKERSILVTYSTDREMMPAIEKCIAIVTEEGGITSHAAVVGLSLGIPVIVGAEKAVEVLKDGQEITVDAVSGIVYKGHASVL